The Vespula pensylvanica isolate Volc-1 chromosome 14, ASM1446617v1, whole genome shotgun sequence sequence tgaggATTCGAAACGTAGATTtagtaatgaaattattaatagattaagaagaaagaaagttgtaatttgtagaaaatcgatttagaatcgaaaattattattattattattattattattattattattattattattattattattattattattattattattacaacgaTCACaccgaaggaagaaaacacgtgtgtatatatatacatatataatatatccatCGCAAAAAATTTCATCTTAAAGCTGACGCAATGTTTATCGGAAACgttgttattgaaaaaaaagaaaagaaaaaaaaaaaaagataaaaaaaagtaaaaaaaaaagaaaagaagaaaaaaaaattataaaaaaggaaaagaaaaaaacttttatcatCACTCACTGTGGTTCTCGATTTTTAATACGTCTGCACAAATGTAACGCAACCGGGCCACTTTTGATATGGCGAAAGAGTTGTACAGCTTCTCTGTGTGTCAAGTCGTGACAAACCTGACCGTTCACAGCTAAAATCTCGTCTCCTGCACGCAAACGACCATCTTCGGCGGCCTGACCACTTGGTAGAACCGATTTTATGAAGATGCCTAtagaaaagttaagaaaaaaaaaaaaaaaaaaaaaaaaaaaaaaaaaaaaaaaagagagagagaaaagaattaaaaataaaaacaaaaaaattaaacatcgTTAATGCACGATGCTTCAAAAggtacgtataaataattaatcaatcatATCAATGTCTTCgatgaaacgatatatataaaaataaaaaggatatatacgtgtttatttttttattaattacgtatacgtaattgataataaagtCTGACCAAAGAGCTCTCATAAAATATGAGATCGCAAAGCATGAGTTCGCGATGatgattttgtttaaaaatctattactCCTTTATCGAGATCTTTTCAAgctaattatttttcgagCCAATTACTGTCTTAAGTCAAAAGATTAAGAACTCTTGAACTCCTACGAAACTTTTAACCTTGTCCTCCGTACATGCGTGtaatatagataaaacaaaaaaaaaagaaaagaaaagaaaagaaaaaagaaaaatttactcCTTTcatatagaaaagagaagaaataatttcaatgcaTTTCTGAAAGACGTTTCGAGTTTGCGTTTACTCGCGAAATGTACACTTTGTTCTTCGGCTAGGCTATTGCAAACATGCaaatgagagaaaacgaaatggaAAAGCCGTCAAATAAGAATCGTTTTATATTCGAAAGTTTCGCatacaaattttatctttgttaaGGTCGAACAGGAGAATCGTCTTGAGATCTTTCGTAAATTCCTATAACTTTAACTAACAAAGAGGGAAATTCTTATCGTACGTAAGTACTCGTCTGCCCACGTTTGTAACGAGGATGTAAAACTTGAAACCGCATGTATGTAGCTACATAGATATAAGTAGGATTTATCGACAACGGTCAGCGAACGCGTAAACGTTATTGCAAGAGGAAAACCATCGTGCCATTTCTAAACACGTTCAACCTAATACGATTCGCTATTTCCATTCGTTTGCCAATggcattttatcttttatgcGTTaacccttttatttttcctttataagGAAATTTTCGTGCCCTAATCCAAAAGAAaacgttatattatttgtaatgaCGTAGTGTCTAATTTatggatataatttattagtatttctttttcttttctctctctctctctctctctctctctctctctctgtctctcttgtttttctttttttctttttttttctttttcatgcaCACATGCTTTATATTCATTACTAAGCTGGTTTTGTTTCGCGTCGATAaggaaagaattatattaattaatactgaCGTAAAACTCATTTTTTACACTTTGTTctcgacaaaaaataaatattttatatttaataaaattggcaacaaaattttgttttcctttcgttaAGATCACGTGTTAttcgtaatacatatatatatatatatatacttttttgtatGCGAAGACAAAATTATAAAGGATTATGCATGAAAGGGTTAACGCACGTTCGATCCTCGaatgtttctttaattaattttgtggcaaagaaaaaaaaagagaaaaaaaagaaaagaaaaagaatagcaaATAAGATAAGAACGTTAAAAGATTTACCGATGCTTCCTTTAGGACTGTCCTTTCCACCGACAATGGTAAAGCCCAAAGATTTCTTTCCGGGACCCTTTTCGAATAGAACTGTCAAAAACGTTGAAACCGTGCTCCTTGGTCTTCTAGGTAAGGTACAAAAATTCGATACACTTTGCGTTTGCAATTGAGTCGCGGATCCATTGTTGTCCGTCGACAAAATCGTTTTATCGGAGATGATGGATCTGCCagattcattttttctatctctgtgATGTTTGGCCTGATGCTTTTTAAAACGAGATCTAGGCGAATCCTCGACTATAACGCCATGACCGTTTTCTATGCTAACGTTTTCATAATCTACGCTGCTTTCTTTAAGTTTTTTAGCATGATCCACACCGGAATACCTAGATACAACGATATCGACTTCACCAGGGCCACTTCCATTGCCTAGAATTTTTCTAGCCTCGGCCATGCTCAATCCTCGAAGTCTCCTTCCATTGACAATCAATATCTCATCGCCAATCTTCAAGGTTCCTTCTTTATCGGCCAATCCATTGGGTACAACATGTGCCACCAAATATCCTGGACTACTCTCAGCGGTTTTAGCTATGAAAATCCCTAAACATTGATCGGGCGTCTCTCGGAACAATTTCACTACCATAGTTTCGGTTATGTAAGCTTTACTTCTGATTACCGGTAACTGAGACGCTTTAGAATTCTCCGATCTAGACTCTTCTCCGATCAGCTCGGAAGAATCATCGTTTGGATCGAACGTTAGGATGTCCTTCGTACAAGCTTTACCATCCGTTCTAACGCAATGAATATCCAAAGCAGAAAAGAAACGTGCTGTCCTATCGGCGTCCATTATCGAGGTCGAAGGTTTTCTAGGTGGTAGTCTTGGCGGTGAATCGTTGTTACTAGATTGACTTGTCATCAGACCGGACGCACCGCTACTACATCTGTCATCAAGAAGAGAACTAGTAGCCGAGTCATTGTCCAAAATACCGGAATCATTGTCGTCCTGATCCTGATCCTCGTAAAGAGGATTCGTTCTTAACTCCTCGAGACCCGGCAAAGTACCGTAAGAAAAGCTACGTAATCTTCTCTTGTCCTTACCATCCTTACACTCTTTATTATCCTTCTTGTAAATCTTAGCGATGAGTTTACTCGTTGAACTCTTGAGATATCTATCCTGCATAGCACGGAATTTGGCTGCGAGACAACTGGACGGCGTGATGCTATCGAAACCTTCTTTCGGTCTTTCACTCTGATCCTCCTGATTTCTATCCTCCTCCTCGGtcagatctttttctttgctcttcCTCCATCGAGACAATCTCGGTCCCCCGTGACTATCGTTGTACGTTTCACTAGGTAACACAGAATGTTTCAGATTTTCTGGTGTCGACGTTTGCAAACccaaaaaagaataacgatCCTCCTGATGTTGGGATTTGCGTTGAGACACCAACCTGTTCTGTGACTTTGATCTACGTTTCCTCTTAGCTCGAATCCTTTCCTCTTCTGTTATGTCCTTCAAATCATTCTCACAAACGGATCTTCGAAACTCGTTCCTCGTTAAACCACGTTGGCTGAGCTCGTACATCGATCGAAATTGCATTCTATCGGATACCTCATCGTCCTCGTTTTCCTCGTTCTCCTCGttttcctcgtcctcgtcggaATCTCTGTCCTTGAAAAATGTAAGCCTCGTATTTTTCACTCGGTCCAACAAAGGATGTCTCTTCTCGCAAATCCTACGTCTTTCCTcttgtatcttcttcttttctttcttatttggaGTACGTTCGGTCGTCACGCGAGACGTTTGAACGTTGTAACAATTCCTCTCCGATTCCGAGCTTGATGATTTTCTACGAGTCCATCTAACCGGTGACATGTCTGTAATCGAATAATTGCGTAGTTTTATAGcgttaatttaagaaaatttattattgttaatgtaCGACACATGTAAccatcgttctcgtcgtcatCGTGATTATTAtcctcattattattaaataagacGTTTCTGAAGCAGACgcaagaaatataataaatctatgGACGGAAAAAAGATCGGCGAGTaacaattaaattgaaaaaagaacattcgaaaaataaaactttcttgtctcttctcttctcttctcttctcttctcttctcttctcttctcttcttttctcttttcttcttcgtttcacgaatatttattacctttaagattttcaacaaaattctTTAAGTAGTCGTAAAGTACCAATAAAGTGCAATTCTAGAGGCTATTAAACGACGTAGTTAACTTGAGG is a genomic window containing:
- the LOC122634373 gene encoding uncharacterized protein LOC122634373 isoform X1, translated to MRWFRGHAEAPRLLSLSPLQADEDLDGASYHFHVTSQYRDMSPVRWTRRKSSSSESERNCYNVQTSRVTTERTPNKKEKKKIQEERRRICEKRHPLLDRVKNTRLTFFKDRDSDEDEENEENEENEDDEVSDRMQFRSMYELSQRGLTRNEFRRSVCENDLKDITEEERIRAKRKRRSKSQNRLVSQRKSQHQEDRYSFLGLQTSTPENLKHSVLPSETYNDSHGGPRLSRWRKSKEKDLTEEEDRNQEDQSERPKEGFDSITPSSCLAAKFRAMQDRYLKSSTSKLIAKIYKKDNKECKDGKDKRRLRSFSYGTLPGLEELRTNPLYEDQDQDDNDSGILDNDSATSSLLDDRCSSGASGLMTSQSSNNDSPPRLPPRKPSTSIMDADRTARFFSALDIHCVRTDGKACTKDILTFDPNDDSSELIGEESRSENSKASQLPVIRSKAYITETMVVKLFRETPDQCLGIFIAKTAESSPGYLVAHVVPNGLADKEGTLKIGDEILIVNGRRLRGLSMAEARKILGNGSGPGEVDIVVSRYSGVDHAKKLKESSVDYENVSIENGHGVIVEDSPRSRFKKHQAKHHRDRKNESGRSIISDKTILSTDNNGSATQLQTQSVSNFCTLPRRPRSTVSTFLTVLFEKGPGKKSLGFTIVGGKDSPKGSIGIFIKSVLPSGQAAEDGRLRAGDEILAVNGQVCHDLTHREAVQLFRHIKSGPVALHLCRRIKNREPQATKAKSCADLLLVDT
- the LOC122634373 gene encoding uncharacterized protein LOC122634373 isoform X2; the encoded protein is MRWFRGHAEAPRLLSLSPLQADEDLDGASYHFHVTSQYRDMSPVRWTRRKSSSSESERNCYNVQTSRVTTERTPNKKEKKKIQEERRRICEKRHPLLDRVKNTRLTFFKDRDSDEDEENEENEENEDDEVSDRMQFRSMYELSQRGLTRNEFRRSVCENDLKDITEEERIRAKRKRRSKSQNRLVSQRKSQHQEDRYSFLGLQTSTPENLKHSVLPSETYNDSHGGPRLSRWRKSKEKDLTEEEDRNQEDQSERPKEGFDSITPSSCLAAKFRAMQDRYLKSSTSKLIAKIYKKDNKECKDGKDKRRLRSFSYGTLPGLEELRTNPLYEDQDQDDNDSGILDNDSATSSLLDDRCSSGASGLMTSQSSNNDSPPRLPPRKPSTSIMDADRTARFFSALDIHCVRTDGKACTKDILTFDPNDDSSELIGEESRSENSKASQLPVIRSKAYITETMVVKLFRETPDQCLGIFIAKTAESSPGYLVAHVVPNGLADKEGTLKIGDEILIVNGRRLRGLSMAEARKILGNGSGPGEVDIVVSRYSGVDHAKKLKESSVDYENVSIENGHGVIVEDSPRSRFKKHQAKHHRDRKNESGRSIISDKTILSTDNNGSATQLQTQSVSNFCTLPRRPRSTVSTFLTVLFEKGPGKKSLGFTIVGGKDSPKGSIEQRRLSRVQIFFSSIREDDYVRSLFYRERRKKIKRKREKERNI